From the genome of Bradyrhizobium sp. ORS 278:
AGGTCCGCAAGCGCTATCTGCTCACGCGTTTCTGGATCAGCGCGCGGGGCTATTGGGGCCGGGCCGGCGATCGTCTCGCCTGGCCGTTCACGATCGGCCTCCTGATGCTCATCGTCGGCACTGTCGCCTTTCAATACGGCATCAACGTCTGGAATCGATCGATCTTCGATGCGATCGAGAAGCGCGACGCCGCAACGGTGTTTCACCTCACCGCGATCTTCTTCCCGCTGGCGATCGGCAGCGTCATTCTCGCCGTCGCCCAGGTCTACGCGCGGATGGCGATCCAGCGACGGTGGCGCGCCTGGCTGACCAACAGCGTGATCACGCGATGGCTGACGAGCGGGCGCTACTACCAACTCAATTTGGTCAGCGGCGATCACAAGAACCCGGAATATCGTATCGCCGAGGATCTGCGCATCGCCACCGATTCACCCGTCGACTTCGTCGCCGGAGTAACGTCGGCGCTGCTGTCCGCCGCCACCTTCATCGTCGTGTTGTGGACGATCGGCGGCGCGCTCACGCTGCGTCTCGGCGGCAGCGAGCTCACCATTCCCGGCTTCCTGGTGATCGCTGCCGTCGTTTATGCCGTGATCGCCTCAGGCTCGATCATGGCGATCGGCCGCCGCTTCGTGCAGACCTCGGAGGACAAGAACCAGGCCGAGGCCGACTTCCGCTACACGCTGACGCGCGTGCGCGAGAACGGCGAAAGCATAGCGCTGCTCGGCGGCGAGACCGAGGAGCGCGCCGGGATCGACCGGACGTTCGGCAACGTGCTGCAGCAATGGGCCCGGCTCGCCGGCCAGCACATGCGCACGACGCTGGTGTCGCAGGGTTCGAGCCTGATCGCCCCCGTCGTGCCGCTGCTGCTGTGCGCGCCGAAATTCCTCGACGGCAGCATGACGCTCGGCCAGGTGATGCAGGCAGCCAGCGCGTTCACGATCGTGCAGACCGCGTTCGGCTGGCTGGTCGACAACTATCCGCGTCTCGCCGACTGGAACGCCTGCGCGCGGCGCATCGCCTCGCTGATGATGTCGCTCGATGCGCTGGAGCGTGCCGAGCGCGGCGACGGTGTCGGCCGCATCAAGCGCGGCGAGACCACGGGGGAGGCGATGCTCAGCCTGAACGATCTCTCGGTCACGCTCGACGACGGCAAGGCCGTGGTCGGCGAGACCGAGGTCGTGGTCGATCCCGGCGAGCGGCTGCTGGTCGCCGGCGAATCGGGAACGGGCAAGAGCACGCTGGTGCGCGCGATCGCCGGCCTGTGGCCGTGGGGCGGCGGCAGCATCAACTTCCATCCTGACCGCCGCCTCTTCATGTTGCCGCAACGGCCCTATGTGCCCTCGGGCAGCCTGCGCCGGGCGGTGGCCTATCCCGGCGCCGCCGAGGACTGGAGCGTCGAGCAGGTTGGCGAAGCCTTGCACAAGGTCGGCCTCGACCACCTCAAGGACCGCATCGAGGAGGAGGCGCCGTGGGACCAGACCCTGTCCGGTGGCGAGAAGCAGCGCCTGGCCTTCGCGCGGCTGCTGCTGCATGGCCCTGACATCGTCGTGCTCGACGAGGCGACCTCGGCGCTCGACGAGAAGAGCCAGGACAAGATGATGCAGATGGTCACGAACGAGCTGCCGAAGGCCACAATCGTCAGCGTCGCGCATCGGGCCGAGCTCGAGGCCTTTCATAGCCGCAAGATCGTACTGGAGCGGCGCAAGGGCGGCGCCAGGCTTGTCAGCGACATCGATCTCATTCCGCGCAAGGGCAAGCGTCGCCTGATCGGCCGCTTCCTGCGCCAGCGCAAGGCGGTCTGATCGGCCCCGGTGAGACCACAAAGTGGCCACGCCGGCTGCATTGGACTGGGCAGCAAAACCGGCTATCACTCGGCGCCCTCATTCCAGGACGCGACCTTGACGCCCGACAACGATCCCTCGCCGCCGCCCTTCGGGGCTTTCGCTCCGAATGCCGCGCAGGCGCTGGTGATCCGGCTCGCGCACGGATCCGGATTGAAGCGGGGTGCTTTCCGGCCGATGCTGACGCGCGCTGTCAACCTGCTGCGCGCCGGTCCCGTCGACGTCAGCTATCAGGGCGCCAATTTCCGCTTCTATCATCAGCTCAGCGCCACCGAGCGCGGCGCGCTGTTCAATCCAGACTACAATCGCGAGGAGCTGGATTTTCTGCGCAGCCACGTGCCGCCCGCCGGCACGGCCGTCGATGTCGGCGCCAATGTGGGAACGTTCGCGCTGCCGCTGGCGCGCCACGTCGGGCCTGCGGGCCGCGTGATCGCGGTCGAACCGCATCCGGTCACGCATGCGCGGTTGAGCTTCAATCGCGACGCATCGGCGCTGTCGCAGGTCAGGCTGGTCGCGGCCGCGGCGGGAGACAGCGACGGCGAGGTCATGATCGAGACTGACGGCGACAATCTCGGCGCCAGCCACATCGTGGTCGGCACGGCGGGTGCCGAGGCGTTCAAGGTCCCATCGCTGCGCTTGCAGGCCATTCTCGAACAGGCCGGCGCGACCAAGGTCGATGCATTGAAGATCGACGTCGAGGGCTTCGAGGACCGCGTGCTGACCTGCTTCTTCCGCGACGCACCGCAGACGCTGTGGCCGCGTGCGGTCGTCATCGAGCATCTGTCGCGCGACGAATGGCAGAACGACTGTCTCGCCGACATGATCCGCCGCGGCTATCGCGAGGTCGGCCGGACCCGCAGCAACACGCTGCTGCTGCGCGGCTGATCCGCGCACGCCGTCGGGTTCCTGCGTCGAGACCGGAACATCGCGGCCCGACGCGACGTTATCGCCCCTGACATCCAGGGAGCGAACCATGAGCAACGACGACACGCGCGATCAGGATCGCGTCTGGGAGCTGATGAAGAAGATCGGCTTCGCCATGCTGGTCACGAAGGACGGTGACAAACTGCGCGCGCGGCCGATGAGCGCCTACCTCGCCCGCGACGAAGGCCTGATCTATTTCCTCACCGACGCCCGTCACCACAAGGACGAGGAGATCGCCCGCGCACCGCAGGTGAACCTGTCCTTCGCCGATGCCGGCAGCCAGAAATACGTTTCGTTGACGGGGACCGCGACGATTTCGAACGATCGCGCCAAGATCCGTGATCTGTTCACGACGACGGCGAAGGCATGGTGGGACAGCGCCGAGGATCCCAACATTCGCTTGTTGAAGATCACGCCTGATGATGCCGAGTTCTGGGATTCGCCGGGCACCGTGATCAGCTACGTCAAGATGGCCGCCGCCGCGGTCACCAACACGCGCCCCGATGTCGGCGACAACCGCAAGGTCGCGATGTGATGCCGATCGAACCTCCCGAGATTCCGCCGGCGACGCCGGGTCATCCCGTCGAGCCGCCGCCGGAGGATCCGGTCGGACACCCGAGTCCCGAAGTGCCGCCGCCGGTGCACGAGCCGGACACACCGGCGCCGCCGCGCGAGCTCCCGGGCCAGACGCCGGACGAAGTGCCGGGGCGCGGGCCGCTTGGTCCAACCACGCCAAGTCCGGTCACGGATGAAGGTCCGGTCACGGATTGACCGCGATTGATCCTTGATCATGATGGACAGAAGGAGAGCCGGCGCACGCCGGCTTTCGGCGCGTCGCGTTCTGCCAAGCCTTTGAAATTCAAGACTGAATGATACATGAATGGCGGCAGGCAAGCGGCTGTTTCGCGTCGAAATAAATCCCGCCGCGGATTTGAACTGCGCCACAATCCAGCCTAACGCATAAACGTTGATCACGCCGTGCTTCAAAAAGAACGTTTCGGGACACCAACACAGATGAGCAAACTTCGCGTTCTGCTGCTTGCGACGACCGCCCTGTCGGCGATGCAGCTGACGATCACCGCATCCCACGCGCAGAGCGCGCCCATGGTCATCGCGCAAGGTCCGGGCGGGCCGGGTGGTGAGGTCGGTCCCGACGGTCGACCGAAGCAGCCGCCGCACGGCCAGCCCCCGCAGGGCCAGCCGCAACGCCCAGGTCCTGGCGCTGCGCCGCCGGCCGCGCCGCCGCATCAGGCCGCGCCGCCCCCGCCGCCACCGCCTGCAGCCGCACCGCGCCCGGCACCTCCGCCGCCTGCGCCGCCGCCTCCGCGCGCCGAGCCGCCACGTCCGGCTCCGCCGCCTCCCCCGCCGCCGCGGGCCGAACCGCCGCGCCCGGCCGCTCCGCCGCCGCGCGCCGAGCCGCCCGCTGCAGCACCGCCGCGTCCGACGCCGCCAGCACCTCCGCCGCCTCCCGCCGCGGCTCCGCCTGCGCATTCGCCGACGCCACCCCCTGTGGTTCCGCGGGAGCCCGCGCGTCCGACACCACCACCGCCGCCGCCTCCCGTTGCCGCGCCGCCGCCGCCGCGTGAACCGGCGCGTCCGACCACACCGCCTCCGCCGCCAGCGGCGACGCAGGCGCCGCCTCCCGGCGCCGCTCCAGGTCCGAGGCCTGGCTCGCCCCCGCCGCCGCCTGCGGCTGGTGGGGCCACGCCACCGCATTCGCCGCCGCCGGGCGCTACGCCCTTGCCGCCTCCGGCGCCGGGCCAGACCCCGCCGTCGCCTGGCGCCGAGCAGCGCCCAGGCCGGCCTGGGGGCCGGCGGACCGCCTCCTGGCGCTCCGCAGGGCGCACCGCCGCCGCGCGGTGCGCCGACGCCTCCGGCTGGCACGGTGACGCCCGCGCCGGGCACGCCGCCGGCCGCGCAAACTCCAGCGCCCGGCACGCCTCCGGTTGCGGGAAATCCGCCCCAGGGTGGACGCCCCGGCACGCCTCCGGGCGGGGCAGGTGGACCACCGCCCGTGGCCGGGCCTGGCCCCGGACCTGGTGGTCCGCCCGCCGGCCCCGGCGCGCCGCAAGCCGGGCCCGGAGCGGTCCCGCAGGCCGGTCCTCCGGCCATGTCGAACCGGCCGCCGCCGCAGGTGGCCGCGCCGATCCCGGCTCCGCCGCCACCCACGCCTCAGCAGCTCACGCCGATCGCTCCTGGCGCCGCGCTGCCTGGTCCGCAGCGCCTCGACGACTTCCGCGGCCAGCGCCGCGAGGTCCAGGAGGGTGGCCGCACGGTGATCTACGAGCCCGGCCGCGTCATTGTCCGCGACCCGAGCGGACAGGAGTTCGTGCGCCACGATGAGCTCGAGCGCTTCAGATTCGGTGCCCGCGACATCCGCGTGGAGCGGGAGGATCGCGGCGAGACGCGCACGGTCGTGTTCCGCCCCGACGGCAGCCAGATCGTCACGATCACCGCGCCTGACGGACGGCTCTTGCGCCGTATCCGCCGTGACATCGGTGGTCGCGAGATCATCATCATCGACAACACCTACCGCGATCCGCAGGCGGTCGGCGGCTTCTATGTCGAGCTGCCGCCGCCGGAGATCCGCATCCCCTACAACCGCTACATTGTCGACGCTGAGGAGGCGCCGCCGGATGTCATCTACGACACGCTGATCGCGCCGCCGGTGGAGCGCGTGCAGCGGCGCTACTCGCTCGACGAAGTCCGCTACTCGCCCTCGGTGCGCCAGCTGATGCCGTCAATCGATCTCAACACGATCACCTTCGACACGGGATCGTGGGAGATCGCGCCTGATCAGGTAGCGAAGCTACAGGTCATCGCCGACGGCCTCAACCAGGCGATCCAGCGCAATCCGCGCGAGGTCTACCTGATCGAGGGCCACACCGACGCGGTCGGCAACGAGACCGACAACCTGTCGCTCTCGGACCGTCGCGCCGAATCGGTTGCGACCCTGCTGACGCAGCAATTCGGTGTCCCCGCCGAGAACCTGACGTCGCAGGGCTATGGCGAGCAGTACCTGAAGGAGCAGACCCAGGGACCGAGCCGCATCAACCGCCGCGTCACGGTCCGCCGCATCACCCCGCTGCTCAACGGCGGCCAGGCCGCCCTGCCGCCGCCGCCCCCGGGCGTCGCGCCGCCGCGATAAGGCGCGGAGACGAACCGAAATGAAAATGGCCGGGAGAAATCCCGGCCATTTTTGCTGATGCAAACGCCAAATTCAGTGTCGTCCCGGCCTCGAGCCGGGACCCATACCCACCGAGTCAAGTTTTGCGATGGCTGGACCGATAGCGGGGTCAACACATCCGCCGGTGTTTATGGGTCCCGGCGTTCGCCGGGACGACGGCGGTGGTGAGGCGCGATCTCGGCCGAGAACCCCGGTGTCGTCCCGGCCTTGAGCCGGGACCCATAACCACCGAGTCAAGTTTTGCGATGGCTGGAGCGATAGCCGGGTTAACACATCCGCCGGCGATTATGGGTCCCGGCGTTCGCCGGGACGACGGCGGGGGTGAGGCGCGATCTCGGCCAAGAACTTCGGTGTCGTCCCGGCCTTGAGCCGGGACCCATACCCACCGGGTTCAGTTTTGCGATGGCTGTAGCAACAGCCAGCCTTCACCATTGCAAGTGGTGGTTATGGGTCCCGGCTTTCGCCGGGGCGACGCCGGAGAACGTGGTGCGCGTCTCGCTGCGAAACGCTCCGCTCAGCTCTTGTCGCCCTTGTCATGGCCGAGCTGGAAAATTTGAGCGCCCTCCGCGCCAGACAGCAGGCCCGTGTCCGAATAGAGCTTCAGCTTGGTGCGGGTGTCGGTGATGTCGAGGTTGCGCATGGTCAGCTGGCCGATACGGTCGGCGGGCGTGAAGGCGGCGTCCTCGACCTTTTCCATGCTCAGCCGCTCCGGCTGATAGGTCAGGTTGGGGCTCTCGGTGTTGAGCAGCGAGTAGTCGTTGCCGCGGCGCAGCTCCAAAGTCACCTCGCCGGTGATGGCGCTGGCGACCCAGCGCTGCGCGGTCTCGCGCAGCATCAAGGCCTGCGAGTCGAACCAACGGCCTTGATACAGCAGACGGCCAAGCTTCATGCCGCTCATGCGGTACTGCTCGATCGTATCCTCGTTGTGGATGCCGGTGACGAGCCGCTCATAGGCAATGTGCAGCAGCGCCATGCCGGGCGCCTCGTAGATCCCGCGGCTCTTGGCCTCGATGATGCGGTTCTCGATCTGGTCGCACATTCCCAGGCCATGGCGGCCGCCGATCGCATTGGCCTCCAGGAACAGCGCGACGGGATCTGTGAATGTCTGGCCGTTCAGCGCGACCGGCTGGCCTTCCTCGAAGCGCACCACGACGGTCTCGGGCCTCACCGCGCAGTCCTCACGCCAGAACGGCACGCCCATGATCGGATTGACGATGCGGATGCCGCTCGACAGGCTTTCGAGATCCTTCGCCTCGTGAGTGGCGCCGAGCAGATTGCTGTCGGTCGAATACGCCTTTTCGGCGCTCATCTTGTAATTGAAGCCGTGGGCGGTGAGGAATGCCGACATCTCGGCGCGGCCGCCGAGCTCGTCGATGAACTGCTGGTCGAGCCAGGGCTTGTAGATCTTGAGGTTCGGGTTGGTCAGCAGGCCGTAGCGGTAGAAGCGCTCGATGTCGTTGCCCTTGTAGGTCGAGCCGTCGCCCCAGATGTTGACGCCGTCCTCCTTCATCGCGGCCACCAGCATGGTGCCGGTGACGGCGCGGCCGAGCGGCGTGGTGTTGAAATAGGTCGCGCCGCCGGTCGAGATGTGGAAGGCGCCGGACTGGATCGCGGCGATGCCCTCATGCACCAGCTGGGTGCGGCAATCGACCAGGCGCGCCTTCTCGGCGCCGAAGCTCATCGCCTTGCGCGGGATCTCGTCATAGTCGGACTCGTCGGGCTGCCCGAGATTGGCGGTGTAGGCGAAGCAGCGCGCGCCCTTCTGCTTCATCCAGAGCAGCGCCGCGCTGGTGTCGAGGCCGCCGGAGAAGGCGATGCCGACTTTCTCGCCCGTAGGCAGGCCTTTGAGGATCGTGGTCATGGGAAGTACCGGTGTTGATGGCTGTGCCGTTCAGAAATTCGGGCGCGGATAGCAGATTTCGCCCGTCTCGGCACGCGATTAATCCCGCAGGGGGCCTGTTCAGGCAGCGGGGCTGCTATCGGCCGGGCGGCGGCGGCCGAACAGCCGGCGCATCAGCCGGAAACCCGGCATGGCGAAGCGGGTCAGCGCGGTATCGACACCGGCATCGGTCAGCCGCGTGGACGGCCAGCGGTAGATATAGCCGTGCAGCAGCCAGATCACGAGAAAGGTGACGAGCCCGGCGGCGGTGATGTCGGTGAAGAAATGGCCGCCGAACGCCATCCGCAGCACCGAGGTGGCGAGGCCGAACAGGACGGCCGCGGCATAGGCGACCGGACGGATGGCCGGCGGCGTCAGCGCGGCCGGGGCCAAGGTCCAGAACGCGGTGGCGCCCTCGCCGGAGAAGAACGAGCAGTTGCGGCCACAGCCGCCGCGCGGATCCCACCACGGCACAAACTGCATGTCGCCGCCGAACTCGGTGACGACGACCGGGCGCGGCCGGCCCCAATAGGATTTGAAGGTGAGGTTGGTGATCACGATCGCCGAGAGCGACAAGGTGAGCAGCAGGAACGCGATGGTACGGCCCTTGATCAGCAGCGGCCGGTCGGGCCGGATCAGCTTCACCACCAGCGCGATGATCGAGGGGAGAGCGAGGCCCCAGGAGATCCACATCGCCGCGTCGCGCGCGAACGCGGCATAGCCGTCCAGCTTGACGGGAAAGCTGCGGGTATGCGGATCGTAGAACAGCGCGGCGAGCTTGAGGTCGAGCTCGGGATAGACGCCGAACAGCACGCCGATGACGAGCGCGAGCGACAATGCGATGAAGAGGCCGGTCCGGTTCATGGCGCGCGGTTTAGCGAAAGCGGATGGCGATGGAAAGGCTCAGCGCGGGGCCCCCGGTGGGAGAGGCGGCGGAGGCAATTGCGGCGGTGGTTCGCGCCAGCGGCCGGCATTGCGGCCGGCGATCAGCCAATAGATGAGTCCGCCAAGGATCCCCGCGCCGGTCAGAATCTCGAGCTGGCGGCGGACGATGCCCTCGAAATGCAGGGTCTCGGGATCGAACGGGATCAGGCCGAGATAGCAGGCTGCGCCGACCACGCCGCCACCGATGGCATAGGCGAGCACGCTGCGGATCGAGAACGCCTCGGTGATGAGTGCGATCAGCAGTGCCGGAATCAGCGCGAAGCCGGACACGAAGATGAAGCCGAAGCCAATGATGATCTGGAACGCGCTCTGGTCGATCGGGCCAATGCCGATATCGGAGAATTCCGGGATCAGGATCGCAGTCACCACGACCAGCCCCGCGACGAAGCATGCGAGCAGAAAAGCGAACGCGATCACGATCAGGCGGCCGATCAGCGCCATGGATTTAGACCCGTGTTGCACAAGGTAGGCACCGCTCTCTCCAACCGTCATGGCCGGGCTCGACCCGGCCATCAATCACTGAAGACTTTTTGCGGATAGGAATGGATGAGCCCTGGCATGACGACGTTGCTTGGAATTGCTGACGATCAAGAATCAATCCGTCATCGCCATCGCGCGCAGCGCCTGGCGTTCTCTGGCGGAGAGCTTCTCCGTTTCCGACTTCAGCTGGCCGCAGGCGGCGAGGATGTCGCGGCCGCGGGGGGTGCGCACCGGGGAGGAGTAGCCGGCATTGAAGACATATTCGGAGAACTTCTCGATCTGCTCCCAGTCCGAGCATTCGTAGGCCGAGCCCGGCCAAGGATTGAACGGGATCAAATTGATCTTGGCCGGAATGCCCTTGAGCAGCTTGACCAGCAGTCTGGCGTCGTCGAGCGAATCGTTGACGCCCTTGAGCATCACATATTCGAAGGTGATGCGGCGGGCATTTGACGCGCCCGGATAGTCGCGGCAGGCCTGCAGCAGCTCGGCGATCGGATACTTCCGGTTGAGCGGCACCAGCTCGTTGCGCAGCTCGTCGCGGACCGCATGCAGCGAGATCGCCAGCATCACGCCGATCTCCTCGCCGGCGCGCTTGATGTTCGGCACGA
Proteins encoded in this window:
- a CDS encoding ABC transporter ATP-binding protein/permease, which translates into the protein MGQIQDIERPVTSEPVKGPIIEIAAENGDQVEPPPPEVVEPDPELSPEEAEQVRKRYLLTRFWISARGYWGRAGDRLAWPFTIGLLMLIVGTVAFQYGINVWNRSIFDAIEKRDAATVFHLTAIFFPLAIGSVILAVAQVYARMAIQRRWRAWLTNSVITRWLTSGRYYQLNLVSGDHKNPEYRIAEDLRIATDSPVDFVAGVTSALLSAATFIVVLWTIGGALTLRLGGSELTIPGFLVIAAVVYAVIASGSIMAIGRRFVQTSEDKNQAEADFRYTLTRVRENGESIALLGGETEERAGIDRTFGNVLQQWARLAGQHMRTTLVSQGSSLIAPVVPLLLCAPKFLDGSMTLGQVMQAASAFTIVQTAFGWLVDNYPRLADWNACARRIASLMMSLDALERAERGDGVGRIKRGETTGEAMLSLNDLSVTLDDGKAVVGETEVVVDPGERLLVAGESGTGKSTLVRAIAGLWPWGGGSINFHPDRRLFMLPQRPYVPSGSLRRAVAYPGAAEDWSVEQVGEALHKVGLDHLKDRIEEEAPWDQTLSGGEKQRLAFARLLLHGPDIVVLDEATSALDEKSQDKMMQMVTNELPKATIVSVAHRAELEAFHSRKIVLERRKGGARLVSDIDLIPRKGKRRLIGRFLRQRKAV
- a CDS encoding pyridoxamine 5'-phosphate oxidase family protein encodes the protein MSNDDTRDQDRVWELMKKIGFAMLVTKDGDKLRARPMSAYLARDEGLIYFLTDARHHKDEEIARAPQVNLSFADAGSQKYVSLTGTATISNDRAKIRDLFTTTAKAWWDSAEDPNIRLLKITPDDAEFWDSPGTVISYVKMAAAAVTNTRPDVGDNRKVAM
- a CDS encoding phosphatase PAP2 family protein encodes the protein MNRTGLFIALSLALVIGVLFGVYPELDLKLAALFYDPHTRSFPVKLDGYAAFARDAAMWISWGLALPSIIALVVKLIRPDRPLLIKGRTIAFLLLTLSLSAIVITNLTFKSYWGRPRPVVVTEFGGDMQFVPWWDPRGGCGRNCSFFSGEGATAFWTLAPAALTPPAIRPVAYAAAVLFGLATSVLRMAFGGHFFTDITAAGLVTFLVIWLLHGYIYRWPSTRLTDAGVDTALTRFAMPGFRLMRRLFGRRRPADSSPAA
- the argG gene encoding argininosuccinate synthase; protein product: MTTILKGLPTGEKVGIAFSGGLDTSAALLWMKQKGARCFAYTANLGQPDESDYDEIPRKAMSFGAEKARLVDCRTQLVHEGIAAIQSGAFHISTGGATYFNTTPLGRAVTGTMLVAAMKEDGVNIWGDGSTYKGNDIERFYRYGLLTNPNLKIYKPWLDQQFIDELGGRAEMSAFLTAHGFNYKMSAEKAYSTDSNLLGATHEAKDLESLSSGIRIVNPIMGVPFWREDCAVRPETVVVRFEEGQPVALNGQTFTDPVALFLEANAIGGRHGLGMCDQIENRIIEAKSRGIYEAPGMALLHIAYERLVTGIHNEDTIEQYRMSGMKLGRLLYQGRWFDSQALMLRETAQRWVASAITGEVTLELRRGNDYSLLNTESPNLTYQPERLSMEKVEDAAFTPADRIGQLTMRNLDITDTRTKLKLYSDTGLLSGAEGAQIFQLGHDKGDKS
- a CDS encoding OmpA family protein, with protein sequence MSNRPPPQVAAPIPAPPPPTPQQLTPIAPGAALPGPQRLDDFRGQRREVQEGGRTVIYEPGRVIVRDPSGQEFVRHDELERFRFGARDIRVEREDRGETRTVVFRPDGSQIVTITAPDGRLLRRIRRDIGGREIIIIDNTYRDPQAVGGFYVELPPPEIRIPYNRYIVDAEEAPPDVIYDTLIAPPVERVQRRYSLDEVRYSPSVRQLMPSIDLNTITFDTGSWEIAPDQVAKLQVIADGLNQAIQRNPREVYLIEGHTDAVGNETDNLSLSDRRAESVATLLTQQFGVPAENLTSQGYGEQYLKEQTQGPSRINRRVTVRRITPLLNGGQAALPPPPPGVAPPR
- a CDS encoding FkbM family methyltransferase, which gives rise to MTPDNDPSPPPFGAFAPNAAQALVIRLAHGSGLKRGAFRPMLTRAVNLLRAGPVDVSYQGANFRFYHQLSATERGALFNPDYNREELDFLRSHVPPAGTAVDVGANVGTFALPLARHVGPAGRVIAVEPHPVTHARLSFNRDASALSQVRLVAAAAGDSDGEVMIETDGDNLGASHIVVGTAGAEAFKVPSLRLQAILEQAGATKVDALKIDVEGFEDRVLTCFFRDAPQTLWPRAVVIEHLSRDEWQNDCLADMIRRGYREVGRTRSNTLLLRG